A region of Culicoides brevitarsis isolate CSIRO-B50_1 chromosome 1, AGI_CSIRO_Cbre_v1, whole genome shotgun sequence DNA encodes the following proteins:
- the LOC134838143 gene encoding uncharacterized protein LOC134838143, translated as MRKLLTFIAFFAFSFDFLNAGNTGIFFEETDLILPQGTGNSKRKPISKPDICGDDELLYPGDLDDDWVCDCRPAFVYHPDYDRCYALHRQGPCQSGEHLVLKNGTKVPQCERNTCRRDNEVKFKGRCHTLGKRGPCQNIFTAEVVEVNETTLELGCVKTRIFPVQLNTRFTDTFEINGCKKGTKKLQKICEKRNVQFWLAPEMCGENKLLYKLPNEDERHCDCKTGFIYHNETDSCYQAHLQGPCSKGQVFVLENDVGVCKPSTSSCKGPKEVKFNKKCVEIGSTGSCTNGAIVGVNAETYEIDCVAPLEESKPGTVLDSVSNCPKGNKRNMENKC; from the exons atgcgaaaattattgacttttatagcattttttgctttctcctttgattttttgaacgcag GAAATACGGGAATTTTCTTCGAAGAAACAGATTTAATTCTTCCTCAGGGCACAGGGAATTCT AAACGGAAGCCGATTAGTAAGCCCGACATTTGTGGCGACGATGAATTGTTGTATCCCGGAGACTTGGATGACGATTGGGTTTGTGATTGTCGTCCAGCGTTTGTCTATCATCCAGATTACGATCGATGTTATGCACTTCATCGACAAGGTCCATGCCAAAGCGGAGAGCATTTAGTGCTGAAAAATGGCACAAAAGTCCCGCAATGCGAACGAAATACGTGTCGTCGTGATAACGAAGTCAAATTTAAGGGAAGATGTCATACGTTGGGGAAACGAGGACCATG CCAAAACATCTTCACAGCGGAAGTCGTAGAAGTCAATGAAACCACACTCGAGTTGGGTTGCGTTAAAACGCGAATCTTTCCCGTCCAATTAAACACGAGATTTACTGACACCTTTGAGATTAACGGATGCAAAAAAGGCACCAAAAAGCTACAAAAAATCTGCGAAAAAcgaaatgttcaattttggcTCGCTCCCGAAATGTGCGgcgaaaataaattactttacaAACTCCCGAACGAAGACGAGCGACATTGTGATTGTAAAACGGGATTTATTTACCATAACGAGACAGATTCTTGTTATCAAGCGCATCTTCAAGGTCCCTGCAGCAAAGGACAAGTATTCGTACTGGAAAATGACGTTGGAGTTTGCAAACCATCCACAAGTTCATGCAAGGGACCAAAAgaagtgaaatttaataaaaaatgtgtcgaAATTGGATCAACAGGTTcatg tactaATGGAGCTATAGTAGGCGTCAATGCGGAAACCTATGAAATAGATTGCGTTGCTCCGTTGGAGGAATCAAAACCAGGCACAGTTCTCGATAGTGTCAGCAATTGTCCGAAAGGGAACAAGAGAAATATGGAAAATAAGTGTTAG